A genomic region of Brienomyrus brachyistius isolate T26 chromosome 6, BBRACH_0.4, whole genome shotgun sequence contains the following coding sequences:
- the ttpal gene encoding alpha-tocopherol transfer protein-like — protein sequence MAEENDVIHTGSPKETAEGGGFPIAPPPIYTCTLTPELVAKAREELQEKPEWRLRDVQALRDMVLKDQPNLRTRLDDAFLLRFLRARKFDYDRALQLLLNYHMSRRAWPEVFHDLRPSTIKHVLDRGFLTVLPQPDPHGRYILCIRPGKWKPNDYPFVDNIRAIYLTLEKLIQAEETQVNGVVILADYSGVGLSHASSIGPLLAKKIVGILQDGFPIRIKAVNIINEPRIFKGIFAIIKPFLKEKMAERFILHGSDLNSLHRNIPSSVLPEEYGGASGHFDASLWSKALLDAEVEFVVEFCQPDPLEGVVLPDSMLFEGEQGTTQCEDTYRGLRSQLYYCY from the exons ATGGCAGAAGAAAATGACGTCATCCACACGGGGTCTCCCAAGGAAACGGCGGAAGGAGGCGGGTTTCCCATAGCGCCGCCGCCCATCTACACCTGCACACTGACCCCTGAACTGGTGGCTAAGGCGCGGGAAGAGCTACAAGAGAAGCCCGAATGGCGTCTACGTGACGTCCAGGCCCTGAGGGACATGGTCCTCAAGGACCAGCCCAACCTCAGGACCCGGCTGGATGACGCCTTTCTCCTCCGCTTCCTCCGTGCCCGGAAGTTCGACTACGACCGGGCGCTGCAGCTGCTGCTGAACTATCACATGAGTCGCCGGGCTTGGCCTGAGGTCTTCCACGACCTCCGACCTTCCACCATCAAGCACGTGCTGGACCGAGGCTTCCTTACTGTTCTTCCGCAGCCAGACCCCCACGGCCGATATATCCTCTGCATCCGACCCG GAAAATGGAAGCCAAACGACTACCCCTTTGTCGACAATATCCGTGCCATTTACTTGACGCTGGAGAAACTGATCCAGGCCGAGGAGACCCAGGTCAATGGGGTGGTGATCCTGGCAGACTACAGTGGGGTGGGACTCTCACATGCCTCCAGTATTGGCCCCCTGCTTGCCAAGAAGATCGTGGGCATTCTCCAG GATGGATTTCCGATTCGGATAAAAGCGGTCAACATAATCAACGagccccggattttcaagggaaTCTTCGCCATCATTAAGCCGTTcctgaaggagaagatggcagaAAGG TTCATACTTCACGGTTCGGACCTGAACTCCTTGCACCGGAACATCCCCAGCTCCGTGCTTCCCGAGGAGTACGGCGGTGCGTCCGGCCACTTCGACGCCTCCTTGTGGTCCAAAGCTCTGTTGGACGCCGAGGTGGAGTTTGTGGTGGAGTTCTGCCAGCCCGATCCTCTAGAGGGCGTCGTTCTCCCGGACTCCATGCTGTTTGAGGGGGAACAAGGCACTACCCAGTGTGAGGACACCTATAGAGGCCTTCGCTCCCAACTCTACTACTGCTACTGA